Proteins encoded in a region of the Candidozyma auris chromosome 7, complete sequence genome:
- the VPS20 gene encoding ESCRT-III subunit protein VPS20, which translates to MGQGPSQPKITAQDKAIFQLKRQRDNLKQYQRKLNVIIDKQHALAKQAIQEGKTDKAKLYLRSRKQQESLVNKTYEQLGNLENLIGTIEFKLIEKDVVYGLTQGNEVLKKLNSEMSVDKIDKVIDDLEEEKLKVDEVSDLLGMGSLSNSEEHEVDEEMAALERELAPEKAPKEAQKEEHKISLPDAPTEEPQGEEPAVVEPQPEKERPKEEAAMLA; encoded by the coding sequence ATGGGCCAGGGACCgtcgcagccaaagatcACCGCCCAGGATAAGGCGATTTTCCAGCTCAAGCGGCAGCGTGACAACCTCAAACAGTACCAGCGCAAGCTCAACGTCATCATCGACAAACAGCATGCTTTAGCGAAACAAGCGATCCAGGAGGGGAAAACTGATAAGGCCAAACTCTACCTTCGTCTGCGAAAACAGCAGGAGCTGCTTGTCAACAAGACATACGAGCAGTTGGGCAATTTGGAAAACCTAATAGGCACCATTgagttcaagttgataGAGAAGGATGTAGTGTATGGGTTGACCCAGGGCAAtgaggtgttgaagaaactcaacaGCGAGATGAGCGTGGACAAGATTGACAAAGTGATAGACgacttggaggaggagaagttgaaggtggaCGAGGTTTCTGATCTTTTGGGCATGGGCTCGTTGAGCAATCTGGAGGAACATGAGGTGGACGAGGAAATGGCTGCTTTGGAGAGAGAGTTAGCGCCAGAGAAGGCgccaaaagaagctcagaAGGAGGAGCACAAAATATCGCTTCCGGATGCCCCCACAGAGGAGCCTCAGGGAGAAGAACCAGCGGTGGTGGAGCCGCAgccagagaaagagagaccCAAGGAGGAAGCAGCGATGCTAGCATAA
- the HEM2 gene encoding porphobilinogen synthase HEM2 yields MHQAEYLPPSGTDISSVLQGGYNHPLARVWQSERQLTKSMFIFPLFVSDVEDEETEIPSLPRIKRHGINKLAAYVRPLVEKGLRAVILFGVILKDGVKDSVGSAADDPDGPVIQAIKLLKREFPSLYIMCDVCLCEYTDHGHCGILNDDGSLKREPSVLRIGAVAVNYAKAGAHCVAPSDMMDGRIKEIKLGLIAAKLENKVLVMSYSAKFSGSLYGPFRDIAGSAPSHGDRKSYQLPSGGAGLARRALVRDIEEGADAFIVKPSTFYLDIVNEASKICKDFPLAVYQVSGEYAMLHAAAEKGVADLKAIAFESHNGFLRAGARLFISYFTPEFLEWLDEE; encoded by the coding sequence ATGCACCAGGCCGAATACCTTCCTCCAAGCGGCACAGACATCTCGCTGGTGCTCCAGGGCGGGTACAATCATCCGTTGGCCCGAGTCTGGCAGAGCGAAAGACAGCTCACCAAGCTGATGTTCATCTTCCCCTTGTTCGTGAGCGATGTGGAGGACGAGGAAACTGAGATCCCGTCGTTACCTAGAATCAAGAGACACggcatcaacaagttggcTGCTTACGTAAGGCcgcttgtggagaaggGGCTCCGGGCGGTGATTTTGTTTGGCGTCATTTTGAAAGACGGCGTCAAGGACAGCGTGGGCTCGGCTGCTGACGATCCTGACGGGCCGGTGATCCAGGCgatcaagttgttgaaacGGGAGTTTCCGTCGTTGTACATCATGTGCGACGTGTGTCTCTGTGAGTACACGGACCACGGCCACTGCGGCATTTTGAACGACGACGGTCTGTTGAAAAGGGAGCCCAGTGTATTGAGAATCGGTGCTGTGGCGGTCAACTACGCCAAAGCTGGAGCACACTGCGTGGCTCCGTCAGATATGATGGACGGGCgaatcaaggagatcaagttgGGGCTCATTGCCGCCAAGCTCGAGAACAAGGTGCTTGTGATGTCGTACCTGGCCAAGTTTCTGGGCTCCCTCTACGGGCCTTTCAGGGACATTGCTGGGCTGGCTCCTTCGCATGGCGACAGAAAGCTGTACCAGTTGCCCTCGGGAGGCGCTGGCTTGGCCCGAAGGGCTCTTGTCAGAGACATTGAGGAGGGTGCTGATGCCTTCATCGTGAAACCTTCCACTTTCTACCTTGACATCGTCAACGAGGCGCTGAAAATTTGTAAAGACTTCCCGCTTGCGGTCTATCAGGTGAGTGGAGAGTACGCCATGTTGCACGCTGCCGCTGAGAAGGGTGTTGCTGACTTGAAGGCCATTGCGTTCGAGTCTCACAACGGATTTTTGAGAGCCGGCGCCCGCTTGTTCATCAGTTACTTCACGCCAGAGTTTCTCGAGTGGCTCGATGAGGAGTAG